Proteins from a genomic interval of Rosa chinensis cultivar Old Blush chromosome 2, RchiOBHm-V2, whole genome shotgun sequence:
- the LOC112188336 gene encoding U4/U6 small nuclear ribonucleoprotein Prp31 homolog isoform X1, which yields MATLADSFLADLDELSDNEADVPVEDDADVANMEEDVDGDLADLETLNYDDLDSVSKLQKSQRFADIMQKVEGALEKGSDMSNHALVLEDDPEYQLIVDCNALSVDIENELVIIHNFIRDKYRPKFPELESLVHHPIDYARVVQKIGNEMDVTLVDLEGLLPSATIMVVSVTASTTSGKPLPEDVLEKIVDACDRALALDSAKKKVLDFVESRMGFIAPNLSAIVGSAVAAKLMGMAGGLAALAKMPACNVQLLGAKKKNLAGFSTATSQYRIGYVEETEIFQTTPPALRMRAGRLLAAKSTLAARVDSTRGDPSGNTGKAFREEIRKKIEKWQEPPPAKQPKPLPVPDSEPKKKRGGRRLRKMKERYAITDMRKLANRMQFGIPEESSLGDGLGEGYGMLGQAGSGKLRVSMGQSKLAAKVAKKFKDKNYGSTGGATSGLTSSLAFTPVQGIELSNPQAHGQQLGSGTQSTYFSETGTFSKIKRI from the exons ATG GCAACTCTAGCCGATTCATTTCTTGCTGATCTTGATGAGCTATCTGACAATGAAGCCGATGTTCCT gTTGAAGATGATGCTGATGTTGCAAACATGGAGGAAGATGTCGATGGGGACTTGGCAGACTTAGAGACACTTAACTATGATGATCTGGATAGTGTTTCAAAATTGCAGAAATCACAAAGATTTGCTGATATAATGCAG AAAGTGGAAGGTGCACTTGAGAAGGGTTCCGATATGTCAAACCATGCACTAGTTTTGGAAGATGATCCAGAATATCAGCTGATTGTGGACTGTAATGCGTTGTCAGTTGACATTGAGAATGAACTTGTAATCATCCACAATTTTATTCGTGACAAATACCGGCCAAAATTTCCAGAGCTCGAGTCACTTGTTCATCATCCAATTGATTATGCTCGGGTTGTTCAGAAAATTGGGAATGAAATGGATGTAACCCTTGTTGATCTGGAGGGGCTTTTACCTTCAGCAACTATTATGGTTGTGTCAGTTACAGCTTCAACTACAAGTGGAAAGCCACTTCCAGAGGACGTCCTGGAGAAAATAGTTGATGCATGTGATCGAGCCCTTGCTCTCGATTCAGCAAAGAAAAAAGTTCTTGATTTTGTAGAAAGTAGAATGGGTTTTATTGCACCAAATCTTTCTGCTATTGTTGGGAGTGCTGTTGCGGCGAAACTTATGGGGATGGCTGGTGGTCTTGCTGCCTTAGCTAAAATGCCTGCTTGTAATGTTCAGCTTCTTGGTGCtaagaaaaaaaatcttgcTGGGTTTTCCACTGCAACATCACAATATCGTATTGGTTATGTTGAGGAGACAGAGATATTTCAAACTACACCCCCTGCTCTTAGGATGCGTGCTGGTCGGCTCTTGGCTGCAAAATCAACCCTTGCAGCGCGGGTGGATTCTACCAGAGGAGATCCATCTGGGAACACTGGAAAGGCATTCCGAGAGGAGATCcgtaagaaaattgaaaaatggcAGGAGCCTCCCCCTGCAAAGCAACCTAAACCACTTCCCGTTCCTGATTCTGAACCTAAAAAGAAGAGAGGTGGACGTCGACTCAGGAAGATGAAAGAAAG ATATGCGATAACAGACATGAGGAAGCTCGCAAACAGGATGCAGTTTGGCATACCTGAAGAGAGTTCTTTAG GGGATGGACTGGGTGAAGGATATGGAATGCTTGGTCAGGCTGGGAGTGGCAAGCTGCGTGTGTCGATGGGTCAGAGCAAACTTGCTGCTAAAGTTGCTAAAAA GTTTAAGGATAAGAATTATGGAAGCACTGGTGGTGCTACATCTGGACTGACTTCAAGTTTGGCATTTACTCCTGTGCAG GGGATTGAGCTCTCAAATCCTCAGGCCCATGGACAGCAGCTTGGCAGTGGAACTCAAAGCACCTATTTCTCTGAAACAGGAACATTTTCAAAAATCAAGAGGATCTGA
- the LOC112189936 gene encoding uncharacterized protein LOC112189936 isoform X4 yields the protein MGFAIFLTFKHPNTGNWRIKHFLDRHSILMFLLVLLFTLLAIVASSSVLAVNHSSMKGAEKLKRTIFSLAESASQTISKVTKVMRKMEYILLPYDKGISMSLNKTSHQLGKGLRSIQTLVDNNSHTLNQAIQAPYIAHLVIVTVNLVVLVVAIVLLLLHWYPGFLTIVILCWILTTLVWVLAGLDFFLHNFADDSCSALEEFERNDNNNTLSSILPCLDPKNSDALLAEIGSTIYNFIDKLNSKVVEFSRLLGMNEQNADFAFLRVCNPFSEGPKFSYEPERCLNSHITIEKLPDAIAGVTCYDDQDKEACKRSGRLLPHTYYNMASAYSQSIQEFLKLYPTLQSLAYCTFVKDGISEVVRYQCRPIKLAFRLLWASILSLAIFMVFLVVLLVARALQEKGRDFTIFTITLSP from the exons ATGGGATTTGCAATTTTCCTGACCTTCAAGCATCCAAACACTGGGAATTGGCGCATTAAACACTTTTTGGATCGTCACTCTATCCTAATGTTCTTGTTGGTTCTTCTCTTTACTCTGCTAGCCAT AGTTGCATCAAGTTCGGTGCTAGCAGTAAATCACAGCTCTATGAAAGGAGCGGAGAAATTGAAGAGGACCATATTCAGCCTAGCTGAAAGTGCTAGCCAAACCATCAGCAAAGTTACAaaagtaatgagaaaaatggaaTACATATTACTCCCTTATGACAAAGGCATTTCTATGAGCTTGAATAAGACATCCCATCAACTTGGAAAAGGATTGCGTTCGATTCAAACATTGGTTGACAACAATAGCCATACTCTTAACCAGGCAATTCAAGCCCC ATATATAGCTCATCTTGTGATTGTAACGGTCAACTTGGTGGTACTGGTTGTGGCAATAG TTCTTCTCTTGCTGCATTGGTACCCAGGATTCCTAAC TATAGTCATTCTGTGCTGGATATTAACGACTCTGGTGTGGGTCCTGGCTGGATTAGATTTCTTCCTTCACAA TTTTGCAGATGATTCATGTTCAGCCCTAGAGGAATTCGAACGGAATGATAACAACAATACTCTAAGCTCAATCCTGCCATGCTTGGATCCGAAAAACTCAGATGCTCTGTTGGCTGAAATTGGCTCTACCATATATAATTTCATAGATAAG TTGAATTCTAAAGTAGTAGAATTTTCtaggttgcttggaatgaacgAACAAAATGCTGATTTTGCATTTCTACGTGTATGCAATCCTTTCTCTGAAGGACCTAAATTCAGCTATGAACCAGAACGTTGCCTAAATAGTCACATTACAATCGAAAAACTACCAGAT GCCATTGCAGGAGTAACTTGTTACGATGACCAGGACAAGGAAGCATGCAAAAGAAGTGGAAGGCTCCTTCCCCATACCTATTACAACATGGCCAGTGCTTACAGCCAATCCATCCAAGAATTTCTGAAACTATATCCTACCCTGCAGAGCCTAGCCTACTGCACATTTGTCAAGGATGGGATTTCCGAGGTCGTCAGGTATCAATGCAGGCCAATTAAGCTTGCGTTTCGACTGCTATGGGCGTCCATCCTCTCCCTTGCCATTTTCATGGTGTTTTTAGTAGTACTTCTGGTGGCAAGAGCTTTACAAGAGAAAGGTAGAGACTTCACTATATTTACCATCACCCTTTCCCCATAA
- the LOC112188336 gene encoding U4/U6 small nuclear ribonucleoprotein Prp31 homolog isoform X2, whose translation MVSNLQKVEGALEKGSDMSNHALVLEDDPEYQLIVDCNALSVDIENELVIIHNFIRDKYRPKFPELESLVHHPIDYARVVQKIGNEMDVTLVDLEGLLPSATIMVVSVTASTTSGKPLPEDVLEKIVDACDRALALDSAKKKVLDFVESRMGFIAPNLSAIVGSAVAAKLMGMAGGLAALAKMPACNVQLLGAKKKNLAGFSTATSQYRIGYVEETEIFQTTPPALRMRAGRLLAAKSTLAARVDSTRGDPSGNTGKAFREEIRKKIEKWQEPPPAKQPKPLPVPDSEPKKKRGGRRLRKMKERYAITDMRKLANRMQFGIPEESSLGDGLGEGYGMLGQAGSGKLRVSMGQSKLAAKVAKKFKDKNYGSTGGATSGLTSSLAFTPVQGIELSNPQAHGQQLGSGTQSTYFSETGTFSKIKRI comes from the exons ATGGTGTCTAACTTGCAGAAAGTGGAAGGTGCACTTGAGAAGGGTTCCGATATGTCAAACCATGCACTAGTTTTGGAAGATGATCCAGAATATCAGCTGATTGTGGACTGTAATGCGTTGTCAGTTGACATTGAGAATGAACTTGTAATCATCCACAATTTTATTCGTGACAAATACCGGCCAAAATTTCCAGAGCTCGAGTCACTTGTTCATCATCCAATTGATTATGCTCGGGTTGTTCAGAAAATTGGGAATGAAATGGATGTAACCCTTGTTGATCTGGAGGGGCTTTTACCTTCAGCAACTATTATGGTTGTGTCAGTTACAGCTTCAACTACAAGTGGAAAGCCACTTCCAGAGGACGTCCTGGAGAAAATAGTTGATGCATGTGATCGAGCCCTTGCTCTCGATTCAGCAAAGAAAAAAGTTCTTGATTTTGTAGAAAGTAGAATGGGTTTTATTGCACCAAATCTTTCTGCTATTGTTGGGAGTGCTGTTGCGGCGAAACTTATGGGGATGGCTGGTGGTCTTGCTGCCTTAGCTAAAATGCCTGCTTGTAATGTTCAGCTTCTTGGTGCtaagaaaaaaaatcttgcTGGGTTTTCCACTGCAACATCACAATATCGTATTGGTTATGTTGAGGAGACAGAGATATTTCAAACTACACCCCCTGCTCTTAGGATGCGTGCTGGTCGGCTCTTGGCTGCAAAATCAACCCTTGCAGCGCGGGTGGATTCTACCAGAGGAGATCCATCTGGGAACACTGGAAAGGCATTCCGAGAGGAGATCcgtaagaaaattgaaaaatggcAGGAGCCTCCCCCTGCAAAGCAACCTAAACCACTTCCCGTTCCTGATTCTGAACCTAAAAAGAAGAGAGGTGGACGTCGACTCAGGAAGATGAAAGAAAG ATATGCGATAACAGACATGAGGAAGCTCGCAAACAGGATGCAGTTTGGCATACCTGAAGAGAGTTCTTTAG GGGATGGACTGGGTGAAGGATATGGAATGCTTGGTCAGGCTGGGAGTGGCAAGCTGCGTGTGTCGATGGGTCAGAGCAAACTTGCTGCTAAAGTTGCTAAAAA GTTTAAGGATAAGAATTATGGAAGCACTGGTGGTGCTACATCTGGACTGACTTCAAGTTTGGCATTTACTCCTGTGCAG GGGATTGAGCTCTCAAATCCTCAGGCCCATGGACAGCAGCTTGGCAGTGGAACTCAAAGCACCTATTTCTCTGAAACAGGAACATTTTCAAAAATCAAGAGGATCTGA
- the LOC112187691 gene encoding uncharacterized protein LOC112187691 isoform X1, with the protein MRMRNKYRKPTTFRCHAGSRCSISAVVWSLVGCLLMFHFYSLVHRKDGMGREIQFGASHHPQLRELEKVEEESIHIPPPRKRSPRAAKRKPKRPTTIIDEFLDENSQIRHVFFPDQKLAVDPMKDAGNDSYYYYPGRIWLDTEGNPIQAHGGGILYDEKSGTYYWYGEYKDGPTYHAHKKGAARVDILGVGCYSSKDLWKWNNEGIVLAAEKTNETHDLHELNVLERPKVIYNHKTAKYVMWMHIDDVNYTKASVGIAISDYPTGPFDYLYSKRPHGFESRDMTIFKDDDGIAYLIYSSEDNSELHIGPLTEDYLDVTNIMRRILVGQHREAPALFKHEGTYYMITSGCTGWAPNEALAHAAESIMGPWETMGNPCIGGNKMARLTTFFAQSTFVIPLPGFPGSFILMADRWNPADLRDSRYVWLPLIVGGPVDRPLDYNFGFPLWSRVSIYWHRKWKLPQGWSGWKKI; encoded by the exons atgaGGATGAGGAACAAATACAGGAAACCAACCACTTTCCGTTGCCATGCAGGGAGCAGATGTTCAATATCTGCTGTGGTGTGGAGCTTAGTAGGATGTCTTCTTATGTTTCATTTCTACTCCCTAGTTCACCGGAAGGATGGGATGGGCAGAGAAATTCAATTTGGAGCAAGTCACCACCCACAGTTACGTGAACTGGAAAAGGTTGAAGAGGAAAGTATCCACATTCCTCCACCAAGAAAGCGATCCCCACGTGCTGCAAAAAGAAAACCTAAGCGACCCACCACAATAATCGATGAATTTCTTGATGAGAATTCTCAAATTCGGCATGTCTTCTTTCCTGATCAGAAACTTGCTGTAGATCCGATGAAGGATGCGGGGAATGATAGCTATTACTATTACCCTGGAAGGATTTGGTTGGATACTGAAGGAAATCCTATTCAAGCCCATGGAGGTGGTATTCTATATGATGAAAAATCAGGAACATACTATTGGTATGGGGAGTATAAAGATGGGCCTACATACCATGCTCACAAAAAAGGAGCAGCCCGG GTTGACATCTTAGGAGTCGGTTGCTATTCTTCCAAGGACTTATGGAAATGGAACAATGAAGGTATTGTACTAGCAGCAGAAAAAACAAACGAAACACATGATCTCCACGAGTTGAATGTTCTTGAGAGGCCAAAAGTGATTTACAATCACAAGACAGCGAAGTATGTAATGTGGATGCATATTGATGATGTCAACTACACCAAAGCTTCTGTTGGCATTGCCATCAGTGATTACCCAACTGGTCCTTTTGATTATCTCTATAGCAAACGGCCCCATGGATTTGAAAGTAGGGACATGACAATCTTCAAAGATGATGACGGTATTGCATATCTAATATACTCCTCTGAGGACAATAGTGAACTTCACATTGGACCTCTAACTGAAGATTATCTTGATGTGACCAACATCATGAGAAGAATTCTTGTGGGACAGCATCGAGAAGCCCCAGCTTTGTTCAAGCATGAGGGAACTTATTACATGATCACTTCAGGCTGCACGGGATGGGCACCAAATGAAGCACTGGCACATGCAGCAGAGTCAATCATGGGGCCATGGGAGACTATGGGAAACCCCTGCATAGGAGGGAACAAAATGGCTCGACTTACAACATTTTTTGCGCAGAGCACATTTGTGATACCTTTACCAGGATTTCCTGGTTCATTTATTCTCATGGCAGACAGATGGAACCCCGCAGACTTGAGAGACTCAAGATATGTATGGTTGCCCTTGATAGTAGGGGGGCCAGTTGATCGGCCCCTTGATTACAATTTTGGGTTCCCCTTGTGGTCAAGAGTGTCCATATATTGGCATAGGAAGTGGAAACTTCCTCAGGGGTGGAGTGGGTGGAAAAAAATATag
- the LOC112187691 gene encoding uncharacterized protein LOC112187691 isoform X2, which yields MLKRFSGSRCSISAVVWSLVGCLLMFHFYSLVHRKDGMGREIQFGASHHPQLRELEKVEEESIHIPPPRKRSPRAAKRKPKRPTTIIDEFLDENSQIRHVFFPDQKLAVDPMKDAGNDSYYYYPGRIWLDTEGNPIQAHGGGILYDEKSGTYYWYGEYKDGPTYHAHKKGAARVDILGVGCYSSKDLWKWNNEGIVLAAEKTNETHDLHELNVLERPKVIYNHKTAKYVMWMHIDDVNYTKASVGIAISDYPTGPFDYLYSKRPHGFESRDMTIFKDDDGIAYLIYSSEDNSELHIGPLTEDYLDVTNIMRRILVGQHREAPALFKHEGTYYMITSGCTGWAPNEALAHAAESIMGPWETMGNPCIGGNKMARLTTFFAQSTFVIPLPGFPGSFILMADRWNPADLRDSRYVWLPLIVGGPVDRPLDYNFGFPLWSRVSIYWHRKWKLPQGWSGWKKI from the exons ATGCTTAAAAGGTTTTCAG GGAGCAGATGTTCAATATCTGCTGTGGTGTGGAGCTTAGTAGGATGTCTTCTTATGTTTCATTTCTACTCCCTAGTTCACCGGAAGGATGGGATGGGCAGAGAAATTCAATTTGGAGCAAGTCACCACCCACAGTTACGTGAACTGGAAAAGGTTGAAGAGGAAAGTATCCACATTCCTCCACCAAGAAAGCGATCCCCACGTGCTGCAAAAAGAAAACCTAAGCGACCCACCACAATAATCGATGAATTTCTTGATGAGAATTCTCAAATTCGGCATGTCTTCTTTCCTGATCAGAAACTTGCTGTAGATCCGATGAAGGATGCGGGGAATGATAGCTATTACTATTACCCTGGAAGGATTTGGTTGGATACTGAAGGAAATCCTATTCAAGCCCATGGAGGTGGTATTCTATATGATGAAAAATCAGGAACATACTATTGGTATGGGGAGTATAAAGATGGGCCTACATACCATGCTCACAAAAAAGGAGCAGCCCGG GTTGACATCTTAGGAGTCGGTTGCTATTCTTCCAAGGACTTATGGAAATGGAACAATGAAGGTATTGTACTAGCAGCAGAAAAAACAAACGAAACACATGATCTCCACGAGTTGAATGTTCTTGAGAGGCCAAAAGTGATTTACAATCACAAGACAGCGAAGTATGTAATGTGGATGCATATTGATGATGTCAACTACACCAAAGCTTCTGTTGGCATTGCCATCAGTGATTACCCAACTGGTCCTTTTGATTATCTCTATAGCAAACGGCCCCATGGATTTGAAAGTAGGGACATGACAATCTTCAAAGATGATGACGGTATTGCATATCTAATATACTCCTCTGAGGACAATAGTGAACTTCACATTGGACCTCTAACTGAAGATTATCTTGATGTGACCAACATCATGAGAAGAATTCTTGTGGGACAGCATCGAGAAGCCCCAGCTTTGTTCAAGCATGAGGGAACTTATTACATGATCACTTCAGGCTGCACGGGATGGGCACCAAATGAAGCACTGGCACATGCAGCAGAGTCAATCATGGGGCCATGGGAGACTATGGGAAACCCCTGCATAGGAGGGAACAAAATGGCTCGACTTACAACATTTTTTGCGCAGAGCACATTTGTGATACCTTTACCAGGATTTCCTGGTTCATTTATTCTCATGGCAGACAGATGGAACCCCGCAGACTTGAGAGACTCAAGATATGTATGGTTGCCCTTGATAGTAGGGGGGCCAGTTGATCGGCCCCTTGATTACAATTTTGGGTTCCCCTTGTGGTCAAGAGTGTCCATATATTGGCATAGGAAGTGGAAACTTCCTCAGGGGTGGAGTGGGTGGAAAAAAATATag